In Bernardetia litoralis DSM 6794, the genomic window CACCATAAGGACGAGGCGCACCAATAATAGCTGTATCTCCTTCACAAAGTTGTTGTTCTGAACCCAAATCTATTTGAGGCTGAACCAAAACAACTGTTGTATCTGTACTTGAGCAACCTAGCGTATCAAATCCTGTAACTATATAGGTTGTTGTATCAGTTGGAAAAACTACAACTGTATCACTATTTTCTGCTGGTGAATGCGACCAAGAATAAGTAAACCCACCATTTGCAATAAATTGAACTGAATCACCTGCACAAATACTGATTGTATCTGGTTTGTTTAGAGTAATTTTTGGAATGTCTTTAAATTGTATCAAAATACTTGTTCCTGTGCTATCACAAACATTTTGAGTAGCATCATCTCCATAAGTTCCTAAAACTGTATATCTAAAGACACCTGCCGAATCTGAAGAAATGGTTATTTCTTGTGTCGTTTCTCCTGTATTCCAAGTGAAATTAGTTGCACCAGTTGCACGAAGTGTAATTTCTTCGCCTACACAAACAAGCGTATCAGAAGCTGTAATTTTTGTGATTGCTGTTCTATTAAATGTAACTGTTATTAAACTTTCTGCACCACAACGACCACCACCAAGTGTATCATAAACACCCACTCGGTAAGTTTGAGGTTCATAATTGATATTGGCAGAATCTTGTTTGAAAACGTGATTTGCTAACGTATCAATAACTTCTCCTGTGTTTTCATTTACCCATTCATAAATATAACGAGGTTCATGAGAAGGCAAAAAGGCATTAATTTCAATAGAATCATTCTCACAAATAACTAGACTTTCTGGAATATCAATTTCTGGAACAGGAACAACTCTAAATTTGATTGTATCTGCACTTGCACCACATAAATTTGGAGTAGAAAATATTCCATTTACAATAAAAGTATAATAACCTGTTTCGGTTGGTGTTACTTCAATGGTTTGAGTTGTTTCTCCATTGCTCCATAAATAAGAATCTGCTCCAACGGCTGAAAGCGTTTGTGTTTGCCCTAAACACAATGTTTTTATAAAAGTAGAATCAATTTGAACTCCTGATTTTCTATCAAAACGAACAATTACAGTATCTAAAATACTACAAGTTCCTCCTCCTGTTAGATTTGGGTCGGTTACTTTTATTTCAAAACGATTGGCTATATAATTATCTACCATTTCATAATTAATAGCAATTTCTGGATTTGTAGAAACTGTTTGATTGCTTTCAATTATTCTCCATTGATAGGTAAAATTATCATTGTGTTCTGGACGGAAAGCATCTAAGACTAAAGAATCTCCTTCACAAAGTCGTAATGTATCAGTTGTAGAGGTTAATCCTAATTCAATATTTGGACGAACAAATACCTCCACAGATTGCGTATAAGAACAATTTGCTTCCGTAGTGGTGTCAGTTATAGTCGCTGTATAAATTCCACTTACATTGACAATAGCTACTTTATTAGAATCAGATTGAGCAACAATTCCGTTTCCAAACCAGTTGATAATCATTCCTCTGACATTACTTCTTTCAATACGAAGTGTATCAAAAGTAGAACAATTTGGGTTTTCGTGTCCAGTAATAACAAAATCAGGAGTTGGTGTAAAATTAATACGAACAGTATCACTTATTTGACAACCTCGTGGATCTTCTACAACTAAACTGTATGTATTTTCGGTTGTTATATCTAATACAGAATCTTCTCCTATAATTGTATCATCTCCTGCAACATACCATTTATAAGTTGTTCCATTTAGGTGTGATAAATCACTTCCTATCAATCTATAAGGTAAATCAGATGGGTCACAAACTGTTTTGTCTTCTCCCAAATCTACCACTACATCATCATCAATATTAAATACTTTAACTTGGTTACTTGTTGTTGAGCAGCCAGTAAGAATGTTTTCTAAACGGATAAAATATGTTCCTGTATCTAAAGCAAAAAGTGTATCATTGCCATTGCCTACTGAAATGATAGAGCCATCCACATCTATTTTTTTCCAGTCATAAATAAAATCTCCTTCTGGAGCAAAAAGTCTAGCTGTATCTGTTTTACATTTGTATCTATCTACCCCCAAATCTACAACTGGGAGAGGATGAACAATCATCGTCATTATACGGCTTGTATCTGGACAACCATTTGTTTCTCCAATTACCCAAATCTGATCACCAGTTTGGAAAGTTCCTACAACAGGTTCATATTCATTGGCTACTGCACCTGCTGGCATAGGCAAACCATTTTTATAAAATACATAAGAAGTTGCTCCATCAGCTACAAATTTGGTAGTTTGATTGATACAAATTGACGTATCAGGGGAAGAAATAAGCACTTCTGGTTTTGGTGTAACTGTAACTTCTACAATATCTGATGGAATAGATGTCAGATTGCAAAGAGTATTTTCTAAGTTTAATACTTCATAAGTTCCTCCTGTTGATTGTACTACATAATCAAATGGACTTGTAGTAGTTGGTGTTCCTATTATTTCTTGTACGACAGAAGGATTTCCTGTTGTTGGAATTTCACGATAAGTAAGTGTCATTGGAAAAGAGCCACTCAGTCTAAATATAACTGGAGTTTGATTTCCATCACAAATATCTGTACTTCCTATCAAAACTACATCTAAAGGAGGTAAAAACTGAACAGTGACCTCATCCTCTGAAACACAACCCGATAAAGTATTTGTAACTTGTGCTACATAGGTTTTTGTAATGGTAATATTTGATTGAAACTCATTTACTGAGAATATTTGTCCTGTTGCTACTTCTGAAAGAGTAGAGCCATTTTTCTCAAACCATTTTATAGTAGAAATAGGTGCTAAAGTAGATTCTATTGTTACTTCTAAATCTCTTTCTCCATCTGCTGCACAAAAGATAAGTTCAGTAGGTTCATTCATTTTTCCTACTTCACGTATTTGAGTAGATGTTTCTCCAAAGAAAATAACTGTTACTTGGTCGGTTAGGGTACAATTATTACCACTTCCTCCACCTAAATCTACAATAGTAACTTCATAAATAGTTGTAGCTGAAAAATTATCTACTATTAAATCAACTCCTGTTGGTAAGACTATTGGGTTTGAAGGGTCTGTAATATCTCTCCATTGATATTCTAATTGAGGATTAGTATTTGGCAATCCACCACTAATAGTTTGCGCTCCTTGTATATCACAGAAAAATAGCTCATCACCACTATCTGTACCATCATATTGAATCAATGCTGTTGGATAAAATTTTACTTCTATAATATCTATATCCGAACAGGTTTCTTGTACGGTTTCTACTCGGTAAGTAGTTGTGGATGAGAAATTTTGAACCAGCAAGGAATTTACTCCTGTTGCTAATAATTGATTTGTTGCATCATCATACCATTCAACAACTACTCTATCAGGATTATTTAGGCTATCAAGTCTTAAAAATTGTGCTCCCTCATCATCACAAAAATCAAGAGTTGCAGGTGCAATTATATCATTGTGATAAATATCTGCAATAGGTTGTGGTCTAAAAAAGACTGTTACATTAGCTGTATCATTACAAAATGCAGGTGTATTGATATTTGTAATTATTACAGTATAATAAGTAGAATCTGAAAAATTATCTGCTGTAACAGTATGTGTTGTATTAAAAGGTGTAATAGGCAAAGGGTCGGTTTCGTTATCTCTCTCAAACCATTTGTATGTTACATTAGCTGGGTTTGCAGGATTGAAAGCTGATAGAGTTTGTACTCCCTCTGGGTCACATAAGATAAGTGTATCTCCAGAAACTATACTTCCATTATTTGAAATATCTACCAATACACCAGCAGCAAAAGTAACTACAATTTCATCAGTCTGAGAACAAGAAAGTGTTTGGTCAGGACGCAATGCCTCTACTTTATAACGAGTAGTTGCAGAAGGCTCATAAACCACTAATTCATTACTTGTTTCTGTTGGCATTAAAACACCATCTTTAAACCATTTATACTCTACATCAGCAGGTAAAGGATTTAAAGATGCTGATATAGTTTGTTCACCTTCGCTATTACAAAAATCAAGAAAATCAGAATTTGCACCATCAAAAGCAATATCTACATCGTGTGTAGGGTCAAATATTACTGTAATAATATCAAAAGCACTTCCTTCATCTATTAAACTACATTGAGTAGCTGCATTAGTAACTTCCAATTCATAAACAGTAGTAGCAGAAAAATTATTCACTACTAAGTCAGGAGTAGTTCCTATGACAGTTGGGTTTCCTACAACTCTCCATTTATATTCACTTGTGGCTGCATTAGCTGCATTAAAACCACTGATAGTCTGTTGTTCTAAACTATCACAAAAACGTATTTCATTTGTCGAAACTCCATTATATTTAATATCAGCAATAGCAGGAGGGCTAAAAATAACCTCTGTTGTATCTACTTTTACACACCCTTCTGCATTTTCGGTAGTAAGTTCATACTGTCCAGAAACAGTTGCAGTAAAACTTTGGTCTATACTTAATATTGTAAGATCTGGAATAAGTCGCCATTCATAACGAATAAACCCATCTGGTGCTTCTAACTCTCTATCTGTTGTTACGCCATCACAATAAGCTACATCATCAGCTACATCCACTACTGTTTCTAAGCTACTTCCTGCTAAATAACCATAAGACTCAAAACTTCCATATCCATATACATACGCAATAAAACCATCATTAGCGAGGTCTGAATTAGTAAGTGTATAAGTTCCAGGAGCTACATTTCTACGAGCGTAAGACATATCTGAGCCTGCAATAGCAGTAAAAGTCATAGGTGTTCCTCCTAAACGAATATTTGCTGTATTAGTAGTTTTTGTAACTACATCAACATGATATGTGTTTATATTTCCTGTTGCAAGAGCTTCTAAATTAATATTTTTTAGAGTTTGTTGATTGGGAGAAAGAACAATAAAATAAGGGTCTGTTCCTTCAGCCCCTCCATCTTGGTCAGATATAGTAAACTGTCCTACCATAACAGGCTCAGTAGAACTAATAGAACGAGGTGTATTATTACCTTGTGTTGTAAGTGTATAAAATTCTCCTGCATTAAGTGTAATAGGAGCTGCTTCACCACTAATTGTAACAACTGTACCATCTGTTTTAGACATAATTCTGAAATAATCATAATCACGGAGTACAGCAGGGTCATTTCTTACAGAAGGAACTGTAATAAAATCTCTTCCCCACGTATTTACAGAAGGCAACTGTTCGTAATTATGGTCTGACGAACCTCCATCTATATTTAGGCGTACATTACCAGAAAAAACAGCTATTGGTTTATCAGAATTGATATAACTTCCTGTAAGGTCATTATTTATTCCAGTTGAGCCAGGTGAACGAACTAAATAAGTTTGCCCTCTCTGAAGAGTTATATTAATAGGAATTCCTGCTGGGCTACCTGTTGAAGTATTTCTAGAAGGAGTGATAGAAATTGCTGTATTGTCTTCGGTAGCTAAAACTAAAAATATAGACTCCCCTGAACGAGGTGTATAAGACATAGTATAGTATTCTGTTCCTAAAGTAGTGAGGGGAAATATCAATGTAGCATCTGCTGAATTTAGTTTTCTATTAAGGGCATATAAGCTAACATCTTCAGTAGTAGTAACAAAAACCCCTCTAGCTTGAGGTGTTTGTGCATTATCTACAATAACATCATTAGGAGTTAATTCTATAAGTTGCGAACCATTCGCAGCAACATTAATATTAGATGCAAAGTTAGCACCTCCTCCAGAGTTTACGGTACCAGTAGCAGCCACACGAGAAGTAACATAAAGTCTAGTATTGACACCTCCTGTACCTGCATGATCCATAAAACCCACCCAAAATTCATTACCTTCTGAGGTACGAACACAAGGGTCAATTTGAGCAAAAAGAGAAAATGAATGTATAAAAAATGATGTAAAAAGTAAAAGTAAAAATAGTTTTTTCATTAGTTGGTTGGAATTGTAGCAAATAGTTTTTTTTAGATTAATTCTATATGAATAGGGATTTTGATTTTTGAGAAAGGGAATTACAAAATACAAAGGGATTAATCCACTTCAACAGAGGTTATTTTATTCAGATAATTATGAGATAACAGAAATAACAATACAAAATTTTCTATTATTAAACACCACCTAGTCCAATATTTATTCTGTTGATATTTAGTAGACAGTTACAAATATACTTAATATCTTGTTAATTATGATATATTGTGTAATTATAAAGGTATGCAAAACGAGTAATAAGTCGTATAAAGACAAATTATTACGAAAAGTTTAAGAATTATTAATGAAGTTTATCAATTTCATAAAAGGTGGTATTTTGTTTAAAAGAACCCCACTAAATAGACACAATCAAATCTTTTAATTTTATTTAAAATTATGATTCAAGAAATTGTAGCCCACGAAATATTACAACTTATTACTCGAAAAAAACCACTTTGGAAATGGAAAAAACAGTGTGTTTATACTGATGGTATCGATAGAACTTTCATAAAATTTACTTTTTTTGATGAAAATAAAAACCAGATTGGAAAAACGTGTTTTCAATTAGAAACAGGTATCGTACAGTTTAGTGCCATTACAAGTAAATGTTCGCCCACCACATTAGTAGATTTTTTGTTGGAAATATTAGATAAAACTAATAAATAACTATCAAGTACGCATATTTTTATGGGTAGTTATTCTAAGCAAGTATCTATTTTCAGAATTGCCCATGCTATTTTAGGATTTGCTTCTATTGCTGAAATATTATTTTATGTCAAGAATAATTTAATAGATGAAGGAATGGTGTTTTATGTTATTTCAGCTATTCCTCTTATATTTTTAGTAGCTTATTTTCTTATCACATGGCAAGATTGGAAAGTCATGAAAAAATTGAATCATTAATTTTGATGCAATTAGAATCCAAAATTGAATAACTAAAAACTCTATTTTTCCGTTATCCACTTATATGAACATATAAACAAATGTTGGTTTATAAGTTCTTAAAATTAAAAAGGGGAAAAATAATTACTTGGTTAAAACTGAAAATCAATTATGGAAGCTAATTTAAAAAATAATATAGAATCAAATCCATCTAAATCTGAGGAAAAAACATTACAAATAGATGTAGAAACGCTAGAACGAGCTGCTTTTATCCTTAAAACAGTTGCTCATCCTGTTCGTTTGGGGATTTTGAAATTGTTGGAGAAAGAAGAACGCCTATCAGTAAATCAAATTTGTGAAGGCTTGGAAGTAGAACAATCGCTTACTTCGCATCATCTTTCAAATATGAAATTAAAGGGAATTTTATTTTCCAAAAGAGAAGGAAAAAATGTTTATTATTCACTTAGAGAACGAAATATCTTGAATCTTTTTAAATGTTTGGAGGGTTGTGATTGTATTATGTTTTAGGAAAAACAGTTTAGAAATAGAAAAAGCTAGTCCAAAATTATTGTTTTCGACTAGCTTTTTTGTTTTCAAATCTCTTTTAGTCATCTATATGAACCTCATTAATTACTTTTTGTTACTTGTATTATCTCTTTTAAATAATTGAGTTCTATTTCTAATTTTTCTATTTTATTTCGCATTTCATTGAATTCCATAGGAACACTATTATTTACTACAAAACCTCCATGATTTCCATTTTGATTATTAGCATGAAAATAATAAAAGTTTCTTTCTCCAAAACCTCTAAGTTCTAAAGCAGAAATACCTAAAATAGCAGCAATTTGTTCAACTCTAGATTCTTTTATATCTACTTCATCTCTCTCAATTTTTGCATAACTTGTAGTAGAGATTTCTAGCAGTTCTGCCATATTTTCTTGAGATAAGCCTTTCAAACTGCGAAGCGTTTTTATTTTGTTTCCTATAGTCATAATTCATTGTATTTTTTTTAGTTTTGCAAATAGAATAAAAAAGTTGAAATACCAAGGTTTAGTTACTGGTTTATTAATGCAATACGTAAGATATTTGCAGTAAGTATTGTAAGATAAATACTTTTATTTTAACAAAGACCCTAATTTTAAACTTTAGAAATTATGAAACGTATTAATTCATTATTAAATGCAAAAAAAACAGTTTTAACTGCATTACTAATTTTCACTTTTGTATTTGGATTTAGTGTTCAAGCAAGTGCTAATCCTATATTTGGAGGAAGCACAGAAGCAGGAGGCTGTAACCATGGAACTCGCTATGTAAAAAGGACAATATATGTCTTTTGGATAGCAATCGATAATGGTAGTGGCTGGGAAGGTTGTTAATTTGAAAAATTAATAAAGAGTATTTTTAAAATACTCTTTATTTTATACTTTAAAAATCTATACATATATGAAAAAAAAATATTTTTTATTAGTAATATTATTATGCATCTGTACTTCTTCAAAAAGTCAAGTGTTTTGTTTGAAGAGTTCGACTACAGGAAGTAGCATTGATTATGCACATATCTCATTTTTAGATTCTAATAAAGGCACTTATAGTGATAAAAACGGTTGTTTTGATTTAAAAGAAGAAGTAGATTCTGTACTTATCTCCCATATCAGTTTTGAAGATACTATTTTAGCGATGAGGGAATTACCTAGTATAATATATTTAAACACAAAGGAAAATCAGCTAACAAATATTGTAGTTTCTGCTAAAAGAAAAGGGTATTCTAAAAAAAAGAAACTTCTTTTACCAAAAAATAAAGAAAGTAATTATCTAAATATTTCATCTTTTGAGATAGGTAGAATATTGAAAAAAACTAGTAACGATAAATGGACTTTTATT contains:
- a CDS encoding ArsR/SmtB family transcription factor → MEANLKNNIESNPSKSEEKTLQIDVETLERAAFILKTVAHPVRLGILKLLEKEERLSVNQICEGLEVEQSLTSHHLSNMKLKGILFSKREGKNVYYSLRERNILNLFKCLEGCDCIMF
- a CDS encoding helix-turn-helix domain-containing protein, translated to MTIGNKIKTLRSLKGLSQENMAELLEISTTSYAKIERDEVDIKESRVEQIAAILGISALELRGFGERNFYYFHANNQNGNHGGFVVNNSVPMEFNEMRNKIEKLEIELNYLKEIIQVTKSN
- a CDS encoding gliding motility-associated C-terminal domain-containing protein, which translates into the protein MKKLFLLLLFTSFFIHSFSLFAQIDPCVRTSEGNEFWVGFMDHAGTGGVNTRLYVTSRVAATGTVNSGGGANFASNINVAANGSQLIELTPNDVIVDNAQTPQARGVFVTTTEDVSLYALNRKLNSADATLIFPLTTLGTEYYTMSYTPRSGESIFLVLATEDNTAISITPSRNTSTGSPAGIPINITLQRGQTYLVRSPGSTGINNDLTGSYINSDKPIAVFSGNVRLNIDGGSSDHNYEQLPSVNTWGRDFITVPSVRNDPAVLRDYDYFRIMSKTDGTVVTISGEAAPITLNAGEFYTLTTQGNNTPRSISSTEPVMVGQFTISDQDGGAEGTDPYFIVLSPNQQTLKNINLEALATGNINTYHVDVVTKTTNTANIRLGGTPMTFTAIAGSDMSYARRNVAPGTYTLTNSDLANDGFIAYVYGYGSFESYGYLAGSSLETVVDVADDVAYCDGVTTDRELEAPDGFIRYEWRLIPDLTILSIDQSFTATVSGQYELTTENAEGCVKVDTTEVIFSPPAIADIKYNGVSTNEIRFCDSLEQQTISGFNAANAATSEYKWRVVGNPTVIGTTPDLVVNNFSATTVYELEVTNAATQCSLIDEGSAFDIITVIFDPTHDVDIAFDGANSDFLDFCNSEGEQTISASLNPLPADVEYKWFKDGVLMPTETSNELVVYEPSATTRYKVEALRPDQTLSCSQTDEIVVTFAAGVLVDISNNGSIVSGDTLILCDPEGVQTLSAFNPANPANVTYKWFERDNETDPLPITPFNTTHTVTADNFSDSTYYTVIITNINTPAFCNDTANVTVFFRPQPIADIYHNDIIAPATLDFCDDEGAQFLRLDSLNNPDRVVVEWYDDATNQLLATGVNSLLVQNFSSTTTYRVETVQETCSDIDIIEVKFYPTALIQYDGTDSGDELFFCDIQGAQTISGGLPNTNPQLEYQWRDITDPSNPIVLPTGVDLIVDNFSATTIYEVTIVDLGGGSGNNCTLTDQVTVIFFGETSTQIREVGKMNEPTELIFCAADGERDLEVTIESTLAPISTIKWFEKNGSTLSEVATGQIFSVNEFQSNITITKTYVAQVTNTLSGCVSEDEVTVQFLPPLDVVLIGSTDICDGNQTPVIFRLSGSFPMTLTYREIPTTGNPSVVQEIIGTPTTTSPFDYVVQSTGGTYEVLNLENTLCNLTSIPSDIVEVTVTPKPEVLISSPDTSICINQTTKFVADGATSYVFYKNGLPMPAGAVANEYEPVVGTFQTGDQIWVIGETNGCPDTSRIMTMIVHPLPVVDLGVDRYKCKTDTARLFAPEGDFIYDWKKIDVDGSIISVGNGNDTLFALDTGTYFIRLENILTGCSTTSNQVKVFNIDDDVVVDLGEDKTVCDPSDLPYRLIGSDLSHLNGTTYKWYVAGDDTIIGEDSVLDITTENTYSLVVEDPRGCQISDTVRINFTPTPDFVITGHENPNCSTFDTLRIERSNVRGMIINWFGNGIVAQSDSNKVAIVNVSGIYTATITDTTTEANCSYTQSVEVFVRPNIELGLTSTTDTLRLCEGDSLVLDAFRPEHNDNFTYQWRIIESNQTVSTNPEIAINYEMVDNYIANRFEIKVTDPNLTGGGTCSILDTVIVRFDRKSGVQIDSTFIKTLCLGQTQTLSAVGADSYLWSNGETTQTIEVTPTETGYYTFIVNGIFSTPNLCGASADTIKFRVVPVPEIDIPESLVICENDSIEINAFLPSHEPRYIYEWVNENTGEVIDTLANHVFKQDSANINYEPQTYRVGVYDTLGGGRCGAESLITVTFNRTAITKITASDTLVCVGEEITLRATGATNFTWNTGETTQEITISSDSAGVFRYTVLGTYGDDATQNVCDSTGTSILIQFKDIPKITLNKPDTISICAGDSVQFIANGGFTYSWSHSPAENSDTVVVFPTDTTTYIVTGFDTLGCSSTDTTVVLVQPQIDLGSEQQLCEGDTAIIGAPRPYGATYLWNTGETSDSIRIRRSGLYYVEVSINECSYTDSVQINFIEPPILSAKDTILCFEDENSDVIFHQIGVEIENYDSTARYRYQWFDENENLVGQDSLLNVEFGGVYLARVTVEYANSCTSITSLEVEANCDPQIFIPSAFTPNQDRLNEEWEIFGRFYSNLRINVLDRWGMEIYAATQKNSSDEIKFWDGTYKGEKVPAGVYYYEVTYTSPTDPSKTIKQTGTVTVVY